The following coding sequences lie in one Haematobia irritans isolate KBUSLIRL chromosome 3, ASM5000362v1, whole genome shotgun sequence genomic window:
- the LOC142229983 gene encoding solute carrier family 2, facilitated glucose transporter member 3-like, which translates to MSQSSDPNSPNVIYIAAGVEKPSKPQTISTVAGAIIFLSAGMNMALGLGWYQYSVTGSTFHFCYSWFIGVIIGTILTAPLVNFIAKKFIMGLSTLLILIGGILFTSVPDNYATLLTGRYFNGLAIGLATVPFLMNAGEIAANSVRGVCLAMEQYAITFGIMIQMIYASLWSYTFNFPVNRVHGIIDIVFAIIAGIFLIFFVESPIDHIRKGDEATALDILGNLRQPKGITREVQLQFEEQRAYVREQDALTMQQSFKEGLVPLVKMIFFRSMMLAFSYSLTLNAALQYSSIFSGNTWAPSVAGCARAVGAIIAICLVDNIGRKFPSIFSAIIVGGLLIGVASLFRTVGSILILSDMNSSMILIIVMQAITGFFSPFASIFIGEAFPLRVKPYMMGICVILEQIIHIIIIVTLSSTYMGVCLLVQGIMIVAVFLLLLFSIPETRKTSLAEAQRRFRNVFNTKLNIEL; encoded by the exons atgtcACAGTCATCAGATCCTAATTCTCCAAATGTGATATATATCGCAGCAGGTGTAGAAAAACCGAGTAAACCACAGACGATATCAACAGTAGCAG GTGCAATTATTTTCCTGTCAGCTGGCATGAATATGGCCCTTGGTTTGGGTTGGTACCAATACAGTGTAACAGGCTCAACCTTTCATTTTTGCTACTCTTGGTTCATTGGAGTGATTATTGGAACAATTCTGACCGCACCTTTGGTAAactttatagcaaaaaaattcataatg GGGCTTTCAACATTACTCATACTGATAGGAGGTATCCTATTCACTAGTGTTCCGGATAATTATGCCACCTTGCTAACGGGTCGATATTTTAATGGACTTGCCATAGGTTTGGCCACAGTTCCCTTCCTAATGAATGCCGGAGAAATTGCCGCAAACTCAGTTCGTGGTGTTTGCTTGGCCATGGAACAATATGCCATCACATTTGGCATAATGATCCAAATGATCTATGCCTCACTATGGAGTTATACATTCAACTTCCCAGTGAATCGTGTCCACGGCATTATCGATATTGTGTTTGCCATAATAGCTggcatatttttaatattttttgtagaatcacCCATTGATCACATCCGTAAGGGAGATGAGGCAACTGCATTGGATATTTTGGGGAATTTACGACAGCCCAAAGGTATTACCAGAGAGGTTCAGTTACAATTTGAAGAACAAAGAGCCTATGTCCGTGAACAGGATGCTCTAACAATGCAACAGAGTTTCAAGGAGGGTCTAGTGCCTTTAGTGAAAATGATTTTCTTTCGCAGCATGATGTTGGCTTTCAGTTACTCGTTGACCTTAAATGCGGCCCTCCAATATAGTAGCATATTCAGTGGGAATACGTGGGCACCCTCAGTGGCGGGTTGTGCTCGAGCTGTGGGGGCGATTATAGCAATTTGTCTGGTGGATAATATTGGCCGTAAATTTCCCTCAATTTTCTCAGCAATTATTGTTGGTGGTTTGCTTATTGGTGTAGCTTCTCTATTTCGTACCGTGGGAAGCATTCTAATTTTAAGTGACATGAATTCTTCGATGATCCTTATTATAGTAATGCAAGCAATTACAGGATTTTTTAGCCCTTttgcttccatttttatagGGGAGGCATTTCCATTACGAGTGAAACCCTATATGATGGGTATTTGTGTAATTTTGGAGCAGATCATACATATCATCATTATTGTAACACTTTCTTCTACATACATGGGAGTATGTTTGTTGGTCCAAGGTATTATGATAGTGGCGGTATTTCTGTTACTCCTGTTCTCGATACCAGAGACCAGGAAGACTTCATTAGCAGAAGCTCAGAGACGTTTTAGAAATGTATTTAATACTAAACTTAATATTGAACTGTAA